The following are encoded together in the Deltaproteobacteria bacterium genome:
- a CDS encoding ATP-binding protein, whose translation MFIGRRQELAQLQKLTKKGTASLVCLMGRRRIGKSTLISEFGKTFPRFVSIQGLGPDERVTLQDQLDHFSEKISDIFNTKKQYFDSWTEALSTLAKQTSMGPCLILLDEISWMSKGDPLFPLRVKDVWDTQFKKNNDLILVLCGSVSAWIEDNILKNASFEGRISLELALEELRLPEIRELLAQRKFQMGMFEVLQILAVTGGVPKYLEEILPKQTAEQNLIRLCYDKNGILFNDFDKIFVDIFGRKSKSLEKIVRICLEKKLTPNQLALELKSDQNSDLTEAIHILELSGFLSRDFYFQPSGKTSKLSHLRIKDNYLRFYLKFIEPKKKPILKGGKVITSFMDLKGWTSIMGLQFENIVLQNKDLILKNLAIENSQLISAAPYVQRKKSTNKGACQIDLLIHTNLDVFYLCEIKCRKEIDSSVIEEVKRKTSVLQLPRRSSLKTVFIYEGEMSNKTLDLITEYFYQVIPFEKLFLS comes from the coding sequence ATGTTTATTGGACGTCGCCAAGAGCTGGCTCAACTGCAAAAACTCACGAAAAAGGGAACTGCCAGCCTTGTTTGTCTGATGGGCCGACGACGAATCGGCAAAAGCACTCTTATTTCTGAGTTTGGAAAGACATTCCCTCGGTTTGTGTCCATTCAAGGTCTGGGACCCGACGAACGAGTCACGCTCCAAGATCAATTGGACCATTTTTCTGAGAAAATCAGCGACATCTTCAATACTAAAAAACAATATTTCGACAGTTGGACAGAAGCCTTGAGCACTCTGGCGAAGCAGACCTCCATGGGACCATGCTTGATCCTGCTGGATGAGATCTCTTGGATGTCCAAAGGAGATCCCTTATTTCCCTTGAGAGTAAAGGACGTCTGGGACACTCAATTTAAAAAAAATAACGATTTGATCTTGGTTCTGTGCGGCTCAGTCTCTGCCTGGATCGAGGACAACATTCTAAAAAATGCAAGTTTTGAAGGTAGGATTTCCCTGGAGCTCGCTCTTGAAGAACTCAGACTTCCCGAAATCAGAGAACTTCTGGCACAGAGAAAATTTCAGATGGGGATGTTTGAAGTGTTGCAAATTCTGGCGGTTACAGGGGGGGTTCCCAAGTACCTCGAGGAGATCCTACCGAAACAAACCGCTGAACAAAATCTGATACGCCTTTGCTATGACAAAAATGGAATTTTGTTCAATGATTTTGATAAAATTTTCGTGGATATTTTCGGAAGAAAATCAAAGAGTCTCGAAAAAATTGTAAGAATTTGTTTGGAAAAAAAACTCACCCCCAACCAATTGGCTTTGGAGCTCAAGTCAGATCAAAATAGTGATTTGACAGAAGCGATTCATATTCTAGAACTGTCTGGATTTCTCAGTCGGGATTTTTATTTTCAACCCTCAGGCAAAACTTCAAAGCTGAGTCACCTCCGAATAAAAGATAACTATTTGCGCTTTTATTTGAAGTTCATTGAGCCTAAAAAGAAGCCGATCCTCAAAGGGGGAAAGGTCATCACGTCTTTCATGGACCTCAAAGGTTGGACCTCCATCATGGGTTTGCAATTTGAAAATATCGTTCTTCAAAACAAAGATTTGATCTTGAAAAATCTTGCCATTGAAAATTCGCAATTGATTTCAGCAGCTCCTTATGTGCAGCGCAAAAAAAGCACAAACAAAGGGGCCTGCCAAATCGATCTTTTGATCCATACCAATTTAGATGTTTTTTATCTTTGTGAGATCAAATGCAGAAAGGAAATTGATTCCAGCGTGATCGAGGAAGTCAAAAGAAAGACTTCTGTTTTGCAATTGCCCAGGCGTTCCTCACTCAAAACTGTCTTTATCTATGAGGGTGAGATGTCAAACAAAACTCTGGATCTCATCACTGAGTATTTCTATCAAGTGATTCCTTTTGAAAAACTTTTTTTGTCTTGA
- a CDS encoding AraC family transcriptional regulator, with protein MKKIRSQTYSSSILSLKKNEAIILRRHRYQEEKMVLDIHSKFWSLGYGDFPENSLYFWSNKKWNEVKGQILLYLSPFSIIKWKIRKGNLKWIYLLSQTNLEKATQIESKIISPFQSHFLPLIKSSSSLLAFIEKQHGIHPNLKSESHVEGLLRKTIQKRFMISENIKSLVKENYNYSYVSRQFKKSYDISPVKYRNQLRLIQASHELLFSDESILEIANKIGLTDSKFFYNQFKTILGTNPSKFLIHKKKFTKPA; from the coding sequence ATGAAAAAAATTAGGTCCCAAACCTACTCAAGCAGTATTTTGTCTCTTAAAAAAAATGAAGCCATTATTTTAAGACGTCATCGCTATCAAGAAGAGAAAATGGTTTTAGATATTCATTCAAAATTCTGGAGTCTTGGCTATGGTGATTTTCCCGAAAATAGCCTCTATTTCTGGTCAAATAAAAAGTGGAATGAGGTCAAAGGTCAGATTTTACTTTATCTGAGCCCCTTTTCTATTATTAAATGGAAAATTCGAAAGGGTAATCTAAAGTGGATTTATCTTTTAAGTCAAACTAACTTGGAAAAAGCAACTCAAATCGAATCAAAAATAATTTCGCCTTTTCAATCTCACTTTCTGCCTTTGATTAAATCTTCTTCATCGTTATTGGCTTTTATCGAAAAACAACATGGCATTCATCCAAATCTAAAAAGTGAGAGCCATGTTGAAGGCTTATTAAGGAAAACCATTCAGAAGAGATTTATGATTTCAGAAAACATTAAATCACTAGTTAAAGAGAACTATAACTATTCCTATGTCAGCAGACAATTTAAAAAATCTTACGACATTTCACCAGTAAAATATCGTAATCAATTAAGACTGATTCAGGCATCACATGAATTGCTATTTAGTGATGAATCGATATTAGAAATAGCCAACAAGATTGGACTAACTGATTCAAAGTTTTTTTATAATCAATTTAAAACTATTTTAGGAACAAATCCATCAAAATTCTTAATTCATAAAAAGAAATTCACAAAACCTGCTTGA